In Akkermansia muciniphila, one DNA window encodes the following:
- a CDS encoding uracil-DNA glycosylase has translation MPAGLPQHLTLDYLRALLSRGVEKTTVTEEARMVLRKWVMDARRISGSPLRSSVSAHPAASETRPQQPSPDQPPSDSVDEASFGNELRDILNGVQPHRTEEEVPVPRHISFDLEGETEEEKLSSLRELVVNWPPLRNMDSLRETPVFSSGNPRADIMMVTDAPGLYEEKQGFPLAGPSGQKLDAMLKAMGISRSDIYLTHLVKYRPALPRQLTNNRPPTDREIEISLPILREEIMLVRPKVVVALGAIAARGILQSGETPLSALRGAFHTAFNTPVRVTYNPSYLLRTEDISEKRKVWEDMLCVMEQAGLPISEKQRSYFLPKK, from the coding sequence ATGCCCGCCGGCCTTCCTCAACACCTCACGCTGGATTATTTGCGCGCCCTGCTATCCCGGGGCGTGGAGAAAACCACCGTCACGGAAGAAGCCAGAATGGTTCTGAGAAAATGGGTCATGGACGCGCGCCGGATATCCGGAAGCCCCCTCCGCTCTTCCGTTTCCGCCCATCCTGCCGCAAGTGAAACACGGCCGCAACAGCCCTCCCCGGATCAGCCGCCTTCAGACTCCGTGGATGAAGCATCCTTCGGCAATGAACTCCGGGATATCCTCAACGGAGTACAGCCGCACAGAACGGAGGAGGAAGTTCCGGTACCCCGCCATATCTCTTTTGATCTGGAAGGTGAAACGGAGGAAGAAAAACTGTCCTCCCTGCGGGAACTGGTCGTTAACTGGCCGCCGCTCCGGAACATGGATTCCCTGAGGGAAACGCCCGTCTTTTCCTCCGGCAACCCCAGGGCGGATATCATGATGGTAACGGACGCTCCCGGACTGTATGAAGAAAAACAGGGTTTTCCCCTGGCCGGCCCTTCCGGGCAGAAACTGGACGCCATGTTGAAAGCCATGGGGATTTCCCGCTCCGATATTTACCTGACCCATCTGGTCAAATACCGCCCAGCCCTCCCCCGGCAGCTTACCAACAACCGTCCTCCTACAGACCGGGAGATAGAAATTTCCCTGCCCATTTTACGGGAGGAAATCATGCTGGTGCGCCCGAAAGTAGTGGTAGCCCTGGGGGCCATCGCAGCCCGCGGCATCCTCCAGTCAGGAGAAACGCCTCTTTCCGCCCTGAGAGGCGCCTTCCACACAGCTTTCAACACGCCCGTGCGCGTTACTTATAATCCCAGTTATCTTCTCCGTACGGAAGATATTTCAGAAAAGCGAAAGGTTTGGGAGGATATGCTGTGTGTCATGGAACAGGCCGGTCTGCCCATCTCTGAAAAACAACGTTCCTACTTCCTGCCCAAAAAGTAA